A genomic segment from Candidatus Leptovillus gracilis encodes:
- the selB gene encoding selenocysteine-specific translation elongation factor: MNTEMYVIGTAGHVDHGKSTLVEALTGIDPDRLAEEKEREMTIDLGFAWLNLGDGAEVGVVDVPGHRDFIENMLAGVGGIDLALFVVAADEGVMPQTREHLAILDLLNVRSGVVALTKNDLIDDPDWLDLVTLELHDLLADTALADAPIVPVSARTGAGLDELRAVLWQRLTAVPPRPDLARPRLPIDRVFSLSGFGTVVTGTLSDGRFHLGDAVEIQPSGLKGRIRGLQTHKTKRDTAHPGSRVAINITGVDHNQVQRGDVVAAPGILSATVLLDVVYRHLADAPTPLKHNMAVKLFVGAAEVMAHARVLGMTQINPGEEGWLQLALTQQVAVARGDHFILRRPSPGATLGGGKVLDPHPGRRHRRFRPDVLARLQTLAQGTPADLLLQALSRLEPTTMTKLRQSGSVNQAEAAAALAELERDNLIVRLEQQLMTRAGWQRLQDRLAEIVARYHQENPLRLGVPREEARSRLKLPPTIFNPLVDAAAQAGLVIPDEATLRQPGREITLSPGQQTAVSALLRQMDAAGIHSPSVKECKTAVGNAVYLALLDMGQLRQLNDDVVYAAPHYALFTGQIVAYLAGNGRINAAQARDLLQTSRKYAIAFLEHLDDIKVTRRVGDDRVLVQPKNTPS; this comes from the coding sequence CTGAACACTGAAATGTACGTCATCGGTACCGCGGGCCACGTAGATCACGGCAAATCCACTCTCGTAGAGGCGCTCACCGGTATTGATCCGGACCGCCTGGCCGAGGAAAAAGAACGGGAGATGACCATTGACCTGGGCTTTGCCTGGCTGAATTTGGGCGATGGCGCAGAAGTGGGTGTGGTGGATGTGCCCGGCCATCGGGATTTCATTGAGAATATGTTGGCGGGCGTGGGGGGCATTGACCTGGCGCTGTTTGTGGTGGCGGCCGACGAAGGGGTGATGCCGCAAACACGCGAGCACCTGGCAATTCTTGATCTGTTAAACGTGCGCAGCGGTGTGGTGGCCTTGACCAAAAACGACCTGATTGATGACCCTGACTGGTTGGACCTGGTGACGCTGGAGCTGCACGACTTATTGGCCGACACTGCGCTGGCCGACGCGCCCATCGTGCCGGTGTCGGCGCGCACCGGAGCCGGGCTGGATGAACTGCGGGCCGTATTGTGGCAGCGGTTAACGGCCGTTCCCCCCCGCCCTGACCTCGCCCGCCCCCGTTTGCCCATTGACCGAGTGTTTAGCCTATCCGGTTTTGGCACAGTCGTCACCGGAACTTTAAGCGACGGCCGTTTCCACCTGGGCGACGCGGTAGAAATCCAGCCATCTGGACTGAAAGGGCGCATTCGCGGACTGCAAACCCACAAAACCAAACGAGACACAGCCCATCCGGGCAGCCGCGTCGCCATCAATATCACCGGCGTAGACCACAATCAGGTGCAGCGCGGCGATGTGGTGGCTGCGCCAGGCATTCTGAGCGCGACCGTTTTGTTAGACGTGGTCTATCGCCATCTGGCCGATGCGCCCACACCATTGAAGCATAATATGGCCGTGAAATTGTTTGTCGGCGCGGCCGAGGTGATGGCCCACGCCCGCGTGTTGGGCATGACCCAAATCAACCCCGGCGAAGAAGGCTGGCTGCAACTGGCCCTGACGCAGCAGGTGGCTGTGGCGCGCGGCGATCATTTCATTTTGCGACGGCCGTCGCCTGGCGCAACTCTGGGCGGCGGCAAAGTATTGGATCCACACCCTGGCCGCCGCCACCGCCGTTTTCGTCCCGATGTCTTGGCCCGGCTGCAAACCCTGGCCCAAGGGACACCGGCCGATTTGCTGCTGCAAGCGCTGTCTCGCCTGGAGCCGACCACAATGACCAAACTGCGGCAAAGCGGCAGCGTCAACCAGGCCGAAGCGGCGGCTGCCCTGGCCGAATTGGAACGGGACAATCTGATTGTCCGCCTGGAACAGCAGCTCATGACCCGCGCCGGTTGGCAGCGGCTGCAAGATCGGCTGGCAGAGATTGTGGCGCGTTATCATCAGGAGAATCCGCTGCGGCTGGGCGTGCCCCGCGAGGAGGCGCGCAGCCGCCTGAAGCTGCCGCCAACCATTTTTAATCCGCTGGTGGATGCGGCCGCGCAGGCCGGTCTGGTGATCCCCGACGAAGCCACACTGCGCCAACCCGGCCGTGAAATTACCTTGTCGCCGGGGCAGCAAACGGCCGTGTCTGCCTTACTGCGCCAGATGGACGCCGCCGGTATCCATTCACCCAGCGTGAAGGAATGCAAAACGGCCGTTGGCAACGCCGTATATTTGGCCCTGCTGGACATGGGGCAGCTGCGCCAACTTAACGATGACGTGGTTTACGCTGCGCCACATTATGCCCTATTCACCGGGCAGATCGTGGCGTACTTGGCAGGGAACGGCCGTATCAACGCTGCCCAGGCCCGCGACTTGCTGCAAACCAGCCGCAAATACGCCATCGCCTTCTTAGAGCACCTGGACGACATCAAAGTTACCCGGCGCGTTGGCGATGATCGGGTGTTGGTGCAGCCAAAAAA